In Bacteroides coprosuis DSM 18011, the following are encoded in one genomic region:
- a CDS encoding bifunctional deaminase-reductase domain protein (COGs: COG0262 Dihydrofolate reductase~InterPro IPR002734~KEGG: sli:Slin_6250 bifunctional deaminase-reductase domain protein~PFAM: Bacterial bifunctional deaminase-reductase, C-terminal~SPTR: Bifunctional deaminase-reductase domain protein;~IMG reference gene:2504107407~PFAM: RibD C-terminal domain), which produces MRKIILYISATIDMQIASKEGTHKWLADYPNPDKKEYGWKEFYKDIDVLIMGGKTYRSIQNMGIGWPYGDKVSYVITRQNREASNDQLHFINEEWIEKIRELKKEEGKDIWLVGGSEILSVLLKEKLIDKMIIVQYPILLGPGIPLFQGNQEVSMWSIIRHRIYENGILYTEYSRH; this is translated from the coding sequence ATGAGAAAGATTATATTATATATATCTGCTACTATTGATATGCAAATTGCATCCAAAGAGGGTACGCATAAGTGGCTAGCAGATTACCCCAACCCTGATAAAAAGGAATACGGGTGGAAAGAGTTTTATAAGGATATAGATGTATTGATTATGGGCGGTAAAACATACCGTTCCATCCAGAATATGGGGATTGGCTGGCCGTATGGCGATAAAGTGAGCTATGTCATTACAAGGCAAAACCGAGAGGCAAGTAATGACCAACTTCACTTTATAAATGAAGAATGGATTGAAAAGATTAGAGAGTTGAAAAAAGAGGAAGGTAAAGATATTTGGCTAGTAGGCGGTAGTGAAATTTTATCTGTTCTTCTTAAAGAGAAGTTGATAGACAAGATGATTATTGTGCAGTATCCTATACTTTTAGGTCCAGGCATTCCCCTTTTCCAAGGAAATCAGGAGGTATCTATGTGGTCTATTATCCGACATCGGATCTACGAAAATGGTATTCTTTATACTGAATACTCTAGGCACTAA
- a CDS encoding RNA methyltransferase, TrmA family (COGs: COG2265 SAM-dependent methyltransferase related to tRNA (uracil-5-)-methyltransferase~InterPro IPR001566:IPR002792:IPR010280~KEGG: bfs:BF2568 putative RNA methyltransferase~PFAM: (Uracil-5)-methyltransferase; Deoxyribonuclease/rho motif-related TRAM~SPTR: Putative uncharacterized protein;~TIGRFAM: 23S rRNA methyltransferase/RumA~IMG reference gene:2504107409~PFAM: tRNA (Uracil-5-)-methyltransferase; TRAM domain~TIGRFAM: 23S rRNA (uracil-5-)-methyltransferase RumA) codes for MARKKRQLPLLEKVTITDVAAEGKAIAKVDDLVIFVPHVVPGDVVDLQLRRKKKRYAEGVVMKFHEYGAERAVPFCQHYGVCGGCKWQVLPYEAQIRYKQHQIMDNLSRIGKVELPEPMPIMGSAKTTFYRNKLEFTFSDKRWLTQEEINLDKEFSGNQKNGLGFHIPGAFDKVLDIEKCWLQNDISNRIRNGVREFATANDISFFNLREQVGVLRSLVVRTSSTGELMVILVCKVEDDDAREQMMKVMEYMGNEFSEITSLLYIINNKMNDVYTDQDVFLYKGKDHMIEEMEGLQFKVGPKSFYQTNSEQAYELYKVARNFAQLTGEELVYDLYTGTGTIANFVSKQAKKVIGIEYVPEAIEDAKINSEINHIDNTLFYAGDMKDILTQDFINTHGQPDVIITDPPRAGMHQDVIDVLLFAEPKRIVYVSCNPATQARDLQLLDNKYKVAAIQPVDMFPHTHHVENVVLLEKRN; via the coding sequence GTGGCAAGAAAGAAACGACAATTACCTCTTCTAGAGAAGGTTACAATAACAGATGTGGCTGCTGAAGGCAAAGCCATTGCAAAAGTTGATGATTTGGTAATTTTTGTACCTCATGTGGTACCTGGTGATGTAGTAGACTTACAGTTAAGACGTAAAAAGAAACGTTATGCTGAGGGTGTGGTGATGAAATTCCATGAATATGGTGCTGAACGTGCCGTTCCATTCTGCCAACACTATGGTGTTTGTGGCGGTTGTAAATGGCAAGTTCTACCTTACGAGGCTCAAATTCGCTATAAGCAACATCAAATTATGGACAACCTAAGTCGCATTGGTAAGGTGGAACTACCTGAGCCTATGCCGATAATGGGTTCGGCAAAAACAACATTTTACCGTAACAAACTAGAATTTACTTTTTCGGATAAACGTTGGCTTACTCAGGAAGAGATAAATCTAGATAAAGAGTTTTCGGGAAATCAAAAGAATGGCTTGGGATTCCATATTCCAGGAGCATTTGACAAAGTATTGGATATAGAAAAGTGCTGGTTGCAAAACGACATCTCCAATCGTATCCGTAACGGTGTGAGAGAATTTGCTACAGCCAATGACATTTCATTCTTCAACCTACGTGAACAAGTGGGCGTACTTAGAAGTTTGGTAGTACGTACATCGAGCACTGGCGAGTTAATGGTTATCTTAGTTTGTAAGGTAGAAGATGACGATGCCAGAGAGCAAATGATGAAGGTGATGGAATACATGGGTAATGAATTCTCTGAAATAACCTCTCTTCTTTATATCATCAACAATAAGATGAATGATGTATATACTGATCAAGATGTATTCTTATATAAAGGCAAAGACCATATGATTGAAGAGATGGAGGGGTTACAGTTTAAAGTAGGACCCAAATCTTTTTATCAAACCAACTCTGAGCAAGCTTATGAGCTATACAAGGTAGCCAGAAATTTTGCCCAACTAACAGGGGAAGAATTGGTGTACGACCTTTATACGGGTACGGGTACTATTGCCAACTTTGTTTCTAAGCAAGCAAAAAAAGTTATCGGTATAGAATATGTTCCCGAAGCAATTGAGGATGCCAAAATAAACTCTGAAATCAACCACATAGACAACACGCTCTTCTATGCTGGAGATATGAAAGATATTTTGACTCAAGATTTCATAAACACTCATGGGCAACCAGATGTTATTATCACAGACCCTCCACGTGCGGGTATGCATCAAGATGTTATTGATGTTCTCTTATTTGCAGAACCTAAACGTATTGTGTATGTTAGCTGTAATCCAGCTACACAAGCACGAGATTTACAGCTACTAGACAACAAGTATAAAGTGGCTGCTATACAACCTGTAGATATGTTTCCTCATACACATCACGTGGAAAATGTAGTACTTCTCGAGAAGAGAAATTAA
- a CDS encoding hypothetical protein (KEGG: coc:Coch_0251 hypothetical protein~SPTR: Putative uncharacterized protein;~IMG reference gene:2504107406): protein MKTAFTLIMLLCTAICIGQELTIEGIIIDDQKEGIPFANIALYRASDTVKIVKGSVSDLYGKYSLQNIDSGNYILKASYIGYETVSLPISIDGDLTQNIILNTDPKWLTEVVIEGKRSIRNIDKTSYTFTNNQIKKAKDGRELIATLPNLHVDKSTNALSTINGKSIIILINGIKATNDDLKIIPADKIKNVELYDVPPMRYINDAENVVNIRTKSLDTGWSGNTYTTLGQMFSNASLALSYIKGDNKFTFHYGTHINMKRNIEDLETGRYNYQISDDNYVYDYIRKSQSWGYQHNVGFTYSRSKESNYDFQIKAFINTSNGKLNADKTIAFMQNEFQEERIGSLKDHTKSIVPTLDIYYSKILPKNNSITFNLVGSYFDNEQQTHSAETGSTGFDDSMLINNQKKTLISEFIYDHKFSNANLSIGYRGHYNYLTNELTNSISADSHKERINTKRHYAYGEISGKLKPFMYRVSLGINYDTQLEENGFHNFTFIPMIMAGYNINDANSLRITYNSNTQMPDMLQMSDARILIMNNFYQTGNKNLQNSHFQSWGLNYDLYLKNFSLSASLFYDYTNNSLFDLYKYGDNCVLFQTGNAKKDIRRGGEFNINYTPWEFLRIGGSMGSYQQVFQPSKEMNSFSYWSYPISIYLSAYYKNLSIDVFQKLGGTFLSGLYKTGIDKISYISIGYTYKKVNLGLQCFFPFIKDKYSNKTIPSSIVYHKTDYHLRRKDHAFALSLSWNFDSGKKKASIQQNTENYDYDSGLFKIK from the coding sequence ATGAAAACTGCTTTTACACTAATAATGTTACTTTGTACAGCTATTTGCATCGGTCAAGAGTTAACTATTGAAGGAATAATAATTGATGATCAAAAAGAAGGTATTCCTTTTGCTAATATAGCACTATATAGAGCTAGCGATACTGTAAAAATTGTAAAAGGGAGCGTTTCTGATTTATATGGAAAATATTCCTTACAAAATATTGATTCTGGTAATTACATATTGAAAGCATCCTATATAGGGTATGAAACGGTATCTTTGCCTATTTCTATAGATGGAGATTTAACACAGAATATTATACTTAATACAGACCCCAAGTGGCTAACTGAAGTGGTTATTGAAGGGAAAAGAAGTATTCGCAATATTGATAAAACGTCCTATACTTTTACTAACAATCAAATAAAGAAAGCAAAAGATGGACGAGAGCTTATAGCTACATTACCCAACCTTCACGTTGATAAGTCTACTAATGCCTTATCTACTATTAATGGCAAGTCTATAATAATTTTAATTAACGGGATAAAGGCTACGAATGATGATTTAAAGATAATTCCAGCTGATAAAATTAAAAATGTCGAACTTTATGATGTGCCTCCAATGCGTTATATAAACGATGCCGAGAATGTGGTAAACATAAGAACTAAGTCTTTGGATACGGGTTGGAGTGGCAACACATATACAACACTAGGACAAATGTTCTCTAACGCTTCCCTTGCATTATCATACATTAAAGGTGATAATAAATTTACATTTCATTATGGTACACACATAAACATGAAACGTAACATAGAAGATTTAGAAACTGGACGCTATAATTACCAAATTAGCGATGACAATTATGTTTACGACTATATTCGAAAAAGCCAATCTTGGGGATATCAGCACAATGTAGGTTTTACATATTCTCGTAGCAAAGAAAGCAATTATGATTTTCAAATTAAAGCCTTTATAAACACTTCAAATGGTAAATTGAATGCAGATAAAACAATTGCATTCATGCAAAATGAATTTCAAGAAGAACGAATCGGTAGTTTAAAGGATCATACAAAAAGTATAGTACCCACATTAGATATATATTATTCTAAGATACTACCGAAAAACAACTCCATTACATTTAATTTAGTTGGTAGTTATTTTGATAATGAACAACAGACGCATTCAGCAGAAACAGGTTCTACAGGGTTTGATGATAGTATGCTGATTAACAATCAGAAGAAAACATTAATTAGTGAGTTTATTTATGACCACAAATTCTCTAATGCGAATTTATCAATAGGCTACCGTGGTCACTACAATTATTTAACAAATGAATTGACAAATTCAATTTCAGCTGATTCTCATAAAGAGCGTATTAATACTAAGAGACATTACGCATATGGAGAGATAAGTGGAAAGCTCAAACCATTTATGTATCGAGTTAGTTTAGGTATAAATTACGATACGCAATTAGAAGAAAATGGATTCCACAATTTCACTTTCATTCCAATGATTATGGCTGGTTATAATATTAATGATGCCAACAGTCTGCGTATAACGTATAATTCAAATACACAAATGCCTGATATGCTGCAAATGTCTGACGCACGAATTTTGATAATGAATAATTTTTATCAAACCGGTAACAAGAATCTACAAAACTCACATTTTCAATCATGGGGTTTAAACTACGATTTGTACTTAAAGAATTTTTCATTATCTGCTAGTCTGTTTTATGATTATACAAATAATAGCTTATTTGATTTATATAAATATGGAGATAACTGTGTATTGTTCCAAACTGGTAATGCAAAAAAAGACATACGCAGAGGTGGGGAGTTTAATATAAATTATACCCCATGGGAGTTCCTTCGTATTGGTGGTAGTATGGGTTCCTACCAACAAGTATTTCAACCCTCAAAAGAAATGAATTCTTTTAGTTATTGGTCCTATCCTATTTCTATATATCTATCAGCCTATTACAAAAACCTCTCTATCGATGTATTCCAAAAACTTGGAGGAACATTCCTTTCTGGATTATATAAAACTGGGATTGATAAAATCTCATATATCAGTATCGGTTATACTTACAAGAAAGTGAATTTAGGTCTCCAATGCTTCTTTCCTTTTATAAAAGATAAATACTCAAATAAAACCATTCCAAGTAGCATCGTTTATCATAAGACAGATTACCACCTAAGACGAAAAGATCATGCATTTGCATTAAGTCTTTCATGGAACTTTGATTCTGGCAAAAAGAAAGCTTCTATTCAACAAAACACGGAAAATTATGACTACGATAGTGGGCTATTTAAAATCAAGTAA
- a CDS encoding hypothetical protein (KEGG: ava:Ava_2975 TPR repeat-containing protein~SPTR: TPR domain protein;~IMG reference gene:2504107408), producing MRKLLVVMALFLTAGLSAYAQNNAKAEQYYEEAMDWLYQQEEPISKDAVLKAINLYKKAIAADATYSPAYEQLAIEYWSLGKQKEGFDILQTATEKISDDAMLSLLKGIFLEDIEKVDEANTCYKEAAALFDKSVQTKKNFDTLFYRAMTYYLLENQEVAIAKYKEAIDKGYYPEEDYEEFYDMQMEILETVDLLEFIQQSITNKYGLK from the coding sequence ATGCGTAAATTATTAGTAGTGATGGCTTTGTTTCTGACAGCTGGATTATCTGCCTATGCGCAGAATAATGCTAAGGCAGAACAATATTATGAAGAAGCAATGGATTGGCTGTATCAACAAGAAGAGCCCATTTCCAAAGATGCTGTATTAAAAGCAATTAATTTATACAAGAAGGCGATAGCAGCAGACGCTACTTATTCTCCTGCCTACGAGCAGTTGGCAATAGAATATTGGTCTTTAGGAAAGCAAAAAGAGGGCTTTGATATTTTACAAACTGCCACAGAAAAGATATCTGATGATGCTATGTTGTCTCTTTTAAAAGGAATCTTCTTAGAAGATATTGAAAAAGTAGATGAAGCCAATACGTGCTACAAAGAAGCAGCAGCTCTTTTTGATAAGTCGGTGCAAACTAAGAAAAACTTCGACACCCTCTTTTATCGAGCGATGACTTACTATCTTTTAGAAAATCAAGAAGTAGCTATAGCCAAATATAAGGAAGCTATCGACAAAGGGTATTATCCCGAAGAAGATTACGAAGAATTTTATGATATGCAGATGGAAATATTAGAAACCGTAGATTTGCTTGAGTTTATTCAGCAGTCTATTACCAATAAATACGGATTGAAATAA